From one Physeter macrocephalus isolate SW-GA chromosome 18, ASM283717v5, whole genome shotgun sequence genomic stretch:
- the LYZL4 gene encoding lysozyme-like protein 4, with amino-acid sequence MKASMVLSLMGYLVVPSGAAVLGRCVVTKKLHEGGLSDFEGYSLENWVCLAYFENKFNPTAANDSLSGDYTGYGLFQIRNRDWCDHGKNRCHVSCSALLNPNLKETIECAKKIVKGKRGMGARTSWTLSCQHSDTLERWLDGCRL; translated from the exons ATGAAGGCGTCCATGGTGCTCTCCCTCATGGGGTACCTGGTGGTTCCAAGTGGCGCTGCTGTCTTGGGGCGCTGTGTGGTGACTAAGAAGCTCCACGAAGGAGGCCTGAGTGATTTTGAGGGCTACAGCCTGGAAAACT GGGTGTGCCTGGCTTATTTTGAGAACAAGTTCAACCCCACTGCTGCCAACGACAGCTTGAGCGGTGACTACACGGGCTACGGCCTCTTTCAGATCCGCAACCGTGACTGGTGTGACCACGGCAAGAACCGTTGCCACGTGTCCTGCTCCG cTTTACTGAATCCAAATTTAAAGGAGACAATTGAATGTGCCAAGAAAAttgtaaaaggaaaaagaggaatggGAGCGCG GACCTCCTGGACCCTCAGCTGCCAGCACTCTGACACTCTGGAGCGGTGGTTGGACGGATGCAGGCTGTAG